DNA from Globicephala melas chromosome 11, mGloMel1.2, whole genome shotgun sequence:
TTTCCTGCATGGAAAATCAGTGCCCAAAGAAACAGGCACTTGCCAACAAAAAACTAGAgtcactcattttaaaaatttactgccAGGTAACGCTAATTATCTTCTTATATGCAAATAACTCTAAAGACCAAGCTGTAAGTTCCCTGGGGGAAGGACATAGTTCTTATGCGTTTTTACATGCCCCCCAGTGCCTAGCATAATGCCTTATACACAGTAGGCGCTCAGTGGAGTCTTCTGATGGACTGACGTTTAAAATAGCAACCAGAGAGATGAGTGTTCGGCCAGCGTCAAGCAAGTGAACAGATGGGGGCCAATGAGTGACTAGAACCAGCGCTGGAATAGCTCCTGGGTGACTGATGTCCTGGTCCCCAAATGGCCAGCACTTCCTGATATGCTGAGACATATGGGACAGATCACTTCCTAGTGGGTCAGGCCCAGAGCTGGCCCTGCTCCCCTACGACCACTGTCAACCCAGGTGACCAGCCACGCACAAACAGgcttggggggcagggaggagtctAAGCTGGAGTCTGCAACCAGTAGGTCAAGGGCATGTCAAGGATGCCCAAGTACTGGCCAGCAGTCCTCTACCCCAGGCCACACCCTGTGTACCTCTGGCTTCTCAGGATTCATTCTTAAAAAGTGATATCTAAAATAGCAACCagaagtaccaaaaaaaaaaaaaaaagtggtggaaGTACCAAACTATAAGAGGGAATCTCTAGGAGAAAAGAGCTCAAGGGCCAACCAAGGAGATGGATCCAACACCAGGGTGGCCGGGCTTGCTCACCTGCCTACAGAAAGAACAGCAGTCGCCCGGATGGTGGATGGGCAGGGTCCAACTCTCTCCCACCGTATCTACAAGGCCCGCTGGTCCCTTAGGAGGATCCTTTGGCATTTCACAAACTTCCACCGCTATCttacttcattttctcttcacaAGCATCTGTGTGGAGCCGCCAGACGGAAAACAAGCTGGGAGCTTCCCAGAGAGATTCTCACAGTCTGGGGGCCTCTGTAAGGCCAGGGTTCTGCGAATAGGTCTCTTGCCATTATGAAATGACTCACACTGTCTACAAAACGCATTCGATTGGTAACCCAGGTGATCTTTTAATAATGAGAGATGTTTAAGAAAGATACTTACGCAAGTGAAAATGATGAGTGTCACGTAGAAAATGACCAGAGCCAACAGCAGGACAACCTCAGCTCTGTATTTCTTAAAAGTCTCTTCTTTGCGTCCCTTAGAGcatcctttaaaaagaaacacgTAAAATATGAAGCCGTTGAACAGGGCTCTTCTACCAGGATGCAAAAGCTAAGAATGTTTTGTTCTGGCTTACTAAAGTCCTACTGGTCTCCCCTTCTTACCCTCACGTCTGTACCATGGGAAGGACATCGGTAATGACGGTGGTGGCCACAGCCGGCGCTCACACTCACCCGGTGCCTGGCTCCATGCAAAGGGGCTGACATCCAGCATCTCACTGAACCTTCGGGGGCAGGTCGGAGTACCCCAGTTTACAGAAGAAGgagccaaggctcagagagactgAGGGATTAAGGCAGGTGGCAGAGCTGCCCTGCTATTACGGAACAGGTCGATGTGCCTTTGTAGACCTGTTAAAGCCCCTCCACCAAAGCTGACAGCCAACGGGGGCTACAGACCAGCTCCATGGGGGCTGCTAGAGGCTGTGGCCTCAGCCCCGGGAAGGGGGCAAGTGCAGGAGGAGGGAGGCCTCCAGCCCAGAAGGGGACAAGGCCGGACAGCTTCTCCCCACTCAAGCACGACATCCAATGTGCAGCAGGCTTGCGCAGGGAGCTGGCTTGAGGACTGGGGCAGGAGAAGGTGGAGTGAGGGTGACAGGAGGGGCCTCCGCCCTCAGGGCCACGATGGGCCTCCAGACAGCTGTCGACCCCTGAAACTGGATTCAGGATTTTATGCAATGGTCTGGGGATGGATTCTCACAGAGGCCTGGGACCCCAGAAGAGAAGGGCTGAGAGCCACTGATGGTTCTAACATTTAACGAGCATTCAGTACGCCCACCTCAGGCACCAGACTGAGCATTTCAGCGCAACATCTCATTCAACCTTCACCACAAGCCTGTTTTGTAGataatatcaatattatattatccccattttaaagatgagaaaaccaaggctcagaggttTCCCCAAGGTAAGATGCTAATGAGCAGCTGAGCTAATATTTGAACCAAATCCAAGTGGCTCTAGTCTGACCACTCAACTTGTAGGCAGCACTGCCTTCGCAGAGGACGGAAAAGCAAGCCAGCTTTTCCCtattcctttcctctctgctccccGCAGGACACGTCtgccctctctgcccttcctgccaGGCTGCTCCCATTTCTCATTCATGCGAACAACACTCACTGAGGGAGCGTACCACGGCAGGTACGGCAGATGCCATGAAGACAAACGAAGCAGCGTAAAGGGCTAGAGGTTGAGAAGGGtatagggggtgtgtgtgtgtttgtgtgtgtgtgtgtgtttgtgtgtgtataagacAGTGAACCAAATCCAAACGCTGACCCCTAAGCAGTGATTGCGTTCTTGTGAGTGTGGGAACATTATCTCGAGTCAGATTCCTTTCCGCTTCTCCGTGGCAGGAGAAAGTAGCCATTGTACAAAGTCAGGGCCTCTGTAACAACATGTTCGTCATTTCAAGCCCCAGCCACTAACAAGAGTTGGGCCAAAGTCAAATGCAAGGCGTATTTTAAGCTACATAAAGAAAAGTTATGGAAAAAAGTCCAAGGAGATAATCCTTGTCTTTATACTTGATTCCTGGTCTTACTGCATAGAGCAAAAATGTGCCTTCTGTCACGGGAAGGCTATTTTCTTGCTGTACCCTTTTTCTTTGGCTTGAGTTGAGATATTGGGACATTCAATTGCTGTAAAGTGGGAGAGGAATGCTGTTCTCATGTGAAAAAGGTGGAAACATGAAGCAGCTCCCTTAGGCCAGGTTAGAAAGCCCCCAATGAGTAGAATATTACACAGTTATCTGATCTATTCGGGAGACTACCCAGTTTCTCTGTCTTCCAAAAATTAGACTGGGAAACTTCCTATTGGCTCCGAAGGACTCTTACATGAGTAAGAGTTGTTTGACTTAGTCGCCTGACTACCTTTGGCATCCACCCCAGTCAGGCTGGGGTAGATCTGtccttattaaaaagaaagtagagaaagTTATGACATCCTTGCAGTAGGATTTAGCTTTCAGCACAGATATTATCCAAAGCTTCTGAATTACAGGGTAAACTTGGATTGAGGGGATCAAGTTTAGGACCTACATACAGAAAGTGCCCTGCATACTGTAAGGAGAAAACAGATGCCGCAGATCACCTCACCTGTCACTTTCAAGATCATGGTGCCACTGAGGTTTCTCTGCCCTTCTGGATCCACCAGAGTGCACCTGTAGGTCCCCGAGTTGCAGCTGGTAGTGTTTTGGATCCTCAGGGAATACAGCCTTTCCCTGGGGGCCTCTGAAGAGGCCCTCTGCTGATAGTACTGCAGGTCTTCCTGGGGCACCTCCATCCTCTCTGCACTGCCATTTGTGAGCTGTTAAGAAAGAATCATatacagactcagagacatagaggacagacttgtggttcccaagggggaggtggggtgggtgagggatggattgggagttcgtgatgagcagatgcaaactagtatatataggatggataaacaacaaggtcgtaCTATATAGAGcaaggaactatatttaatatcctgtgataaaccataatggaaaaaatatgaaaaagaatatatatatgtataactgaatcacttttgctgtacagtagaaattaacacaacatcgtaaatcaactatacttcgataaaataaatctaaaaaacaagaATCAAACCACGTCATGCTCTACTGCCAGAACCTATAAGCACTGGGCCTCCACGTCAAGGTTATACCTCTTGTTTTCATAAACTCCATCCTCAGCTAATTGTTTTAAAACaagatactgtgtgtgtgtgtgatgcctgggggaggaggagagaatctAGGAGAATTCTTTAAGGCTCCATCTTTTTTAGAATAAGATCAGGACTGCATTTTACGATTCTCTGTATCCCTATGTGAAGGAGAGAGTGTCCCTATGGACGATAACCGTGTGTCACTGACGACTGTGTAATGACGCGTATGAATCACACTGAATCACACTCTCTTGCTGGTTGTTCTCTATTCAATGTTCTCTTGTTTTCGTCAGATACCAACTCACCCACTGACTGATTCTTATTTTTGTAGCCCGGCCTTTTATTTGGAAACGTTTCTAAATCTGTTAAGGTCATTGCCAAACAACtcaacagaaaacacagagaTGCAGATGAGCAATGCCTCTCATGAAGTCACCCTGTTCTTCAGAGACTGCGTACCTGTGGGGTCATCTGTGACGCTGCAGGATGTACCACGCTCACGCCTCCGCTAAGGCAGGAAGACAGCTGACAGCAGCGCCACGTGGAGATTTTATGTGTCAGGTCACTTGGTAGTAATATCAAGATATACATGGAAGGGCAATTACGGCTTAAATCATTGTACCCAGGATGGACCAGCCCAGCTGGGGTAGATGGCAAATTTAGCCAAACTAACTGGCTGGTTTTCTTTCCCTGAACAGTCTTTGCAATTAAACTGGTGGGGTCTTTCCATCATCTCCTACTTCCACGATTAAGCACACATCACGTTCACCATCAATTCCCTTCTTCcccagatatatttttaatttgtctaGTTAACTTGCTCGTTGATCCTCCACTGAAATGTTTTAAAGCTTCTAAAACTCATTTACATAAACAGTAAAGCCAATCACCGTTTTCAGTGTGCAAGGGCAGCCCCGAGCCCTTTGCTGGGTGGCTGGGGAACAGCAGGGAGCCTGGGATTCAGTGGCattccttccctgtccccagcGTAGTGGCCGCACCAAAGGGACCCCTTAGGAAAAGACACCGCAGTCAGACACTGCTGCTGTCTTTGCCTGCACCTGCCGCTGTTTAATCTCCTGTACTGGGAGCACCCTACAACTCCTCTCCCACTTTTCAAAAGGCAATCAGCACAGGGAAATAAATAACCAAGGAATGGGGGGAACACCCAGTGAGGCAGAGGCAGCCCAGGACAGAagacatacatgcacatacacacacaccccctccttGGTTTCTGCTTCATGTATTAAGTCGGGGAATGCACCTTGAGGTCCACGGAAAGCTCAGATTCCAGCTTCCACGGCTCGGGCTCCTATGGGCATTCCTGTGGAGTGGCCTGCAGAGACATCTGGTGGCTGATTTATCGCTCCTGCAAGAAACCCTGCTTCATTCACTCCTAGCACTGGGCTGAGACTAATAGCTTTTCTCAGGCGAGGTCTACGAACGTAAATCCCATTTCCTGACAGTCCTTGTGCTGAAAGGTTCCTTCCAAAATAATCAAGACTGGGGCATTTAGTGTTCAAAAACAGAgcaagaaaacaagcaaacaaaaaaaggaggtgTGGTCAAGGAACCTCAGGCGTCCAACTGATTTTAGAACACGTCTGAGTTAGACCAGTTTTCCCCTTTTCCAGTCTGATTAAACCAAAAATTGCAGCCTTATCACGTGACTgcacctctcccctcctctgctgCCTGGCAGAAGTGCTCCCTCTGACCAGAGCGTTTGATGGGTCAGGTGCCCAGGACCATCCCGGGCCAACCGCTTCCAagactccctcccccacctccccctccaaGGCCACTTTGAACTAATTAACTCAGCTTAATCTCTGCAGTCCCCACGATGCTGTCTcaatctgcttttcttttctaaattaacCTCCAAATGTGTTCAACTCAGATGTCATTCCAATGGATTTCACTGGAATTGAGTTTTGTAGAAATTCCTGCATCCCAAAAGATGGAAACTTGTCTGCAACAATCATTCTGGGATTTTCTACCTCAGATTTTCTCCTTAGGGCGGTCTTCTCTCCTATCCAGTGACCCCTCCCTCAACTCAAAAAGACCTATCTGAAAGTCaagatcaaaaacaaaacaaaacaaaacaaaacaaaacaaaacactgagaaCCCCTCTGGAGCTGGTGGAAATATAAACTATtgtgttttatttacataaagaTGGCCCCTTTATCACGCTGGCTGCTGGGAACTGCTGAAACAAGTACGTGGCGGTGATCAGAACTGACTGGCAGTGGCCTTCTGCCTATTTGCAGAagagaattcattttaaaaatcagcagtaACAACAAAAAGTAGTTTATGTGATGGTCAGATTTCCACGGGTCTCTGAAAAAAACCTCCAGAGAGGTTATTTTACAATGGCAAAGCCAAGGCAGGGTGAAATCATAAGAATGAAAGAGGTAGGGGAAAGTCAAAACGAAGAACCCCAAAGCAGCCTGCAGAATTCTGATTTACTGAACCACCACAGCCATCAGCGGGATCGTGGCAAAATATCTC
Protein-coding regions in this window:
- the CD83 gene encoding CD83 antigen isoform X2, whose product is MSRGLQLLLLSCACSLVPAAREVKVACSEDVDLPCTAPWDPQVRYAVFWAKLTNGSAERMEVPQEDLQYYQQRASSEAPRERLYSLRIQNTTSCNSGTYRCTLVDPEGQRNLSGTMILKVTGCSKGRKEETFKKYRAEVVLLLALVIFYVTLIIFTCFARQQSIFPDFLKPAVEHAFLPVTSPDKHLEPVTLHKTELV
- the CD83 gene encoding CD83 antigen isoform X3, which translates into the protein MEVPQEDLQYYQQRASSEAPRERLYSLRIQNTTSCNSGTYRCTLVDPEGQRNLSGTMILKVTGCSKGRKEETFKKYRAEVVLLLALVIFYVTLIIFTCKFARQQSIFPDFLKPAVEHAFLPVTSPDKHLEPVTLHKTELV
- the CD83 gene encoding CD83 antigen isoform X1 → MSRGLQLLLLSCACSLVPAAREVKVACSEDVDLPCTAPWDPQVRYAVFWAKLTNGSAERMEVPQEDLQYYQQRASSEAPRERLYSLRIQNTTSCNSGTYRCTLVDPEGQRNLSGTMILKVTGCSKGRKEETFKKYRAEVVLLLALVIFYVTLIIFTCKFARQQSIFPDFLKPAVEHAFLPVTSPDKHLEPVTLHKTELV